From Candidatus Ozemobacteraceae bacterium, one genomic window encodes:
- a CDS encoding DNA adenine methylase has protein sequence MSKLVPYLGGKRLLAKTIVKLLPPHELYCEVFGGSATILLEKSVSKIEILNDLNGEVINLFRVVQNHIEEFIRQVRWTIISRDEFERQKALHTESLTDIQRAVRLYYLLRGGYAGKLGSPSFGAKSFPLSRVEESLIETHQRLENVIFENLPYEKCIEKFDRKEALFYIDPPYWGCEGDYGKGLFAREDFEKIRNILQKLKGQCILSLNDRPEVREMFAGFEMVTTKLNYSAAKDKGKEASELLICNFLVPKNLG, from the coding sequence ATGTCCAAACTCGTTCCCTATCTTGGCGGGAAAAGGCTTCTTGCCAAGACAATCGTCAAACTACTGCCGCCGCACGAGCTCTATTGCGAGGTATTTGGAGGGTCAGCAACAATCTTGCTCGAAAAGTCAGTGAGCAAGATCGAGATTTTAAACGACCTTAACGGGGAAGTTATCAACCTTTTCAGAGTCGTTCAAAACCATATTGAAGAGTTCATCCGACAAGTCAGATGGACAATCATCAGCAGGGACGAATTTGAGCGACAAAAGGCCCTTCATACTGAGTCGCTAACCGACATTCAGCGTGCTGTTCGTCTCTACTATCTTCTCAGGGGAGGATATGCGGGGAAACTGGGTTCGCCCAGCTTTGGAGCGAAATCTTTTCCGCTCTCCAGAGTAGAGGAGAGTCTGATTGAGACTCATCAACGTTTGGAGAACGTGATATTCGAAAATCTCCCTTATGAAAAGTGCATCGAAAAATTCGATCGCAAGGAAGCACTTTTCTATATCGATCCGCCGTATTGGGGATGCGAGGGTGATTATGGCAAAGGGCTGTTCGCTCGTGAAGACTTTGAAAAAATCAGAAACATCCTTCAAAAGCTCAAGGGGCAATGCATTCTGAGCCTGAATGATCGCCCCGAAGTCCGTGAGATGTTTGCCGGTTTCGAGATGGTCACAACAAAGCTCAATTACAGCGCTGCAAAGGATAAAGGGAAAGAAGCAAGCGAGCTTCTGATCTGCAATTTCTTGGTTCCGAAGAACCTGGGTTAA
- a CDS encoding DUF882 domain-containing protein: MIDLKAPTPYMTEADWKLVRHFKPTERWGDWRKVHRRLVFALDALAEFADRPVILHNAHDEDGHTDESYHYRGMAADIHIAGLHVVDQFIVASRFDEFNGIGVYPAWNNPGLHLDIRPMKDRLSPDARWLRTCGGVYLPLTWKNLMEAL, translated from the coding sequence ATGATCGACCTGAAAGCACCCACGCCGTATATGACCGAAGCAGACTGGAAGCTGGTTCGTCATTTCAAGCCCACCGAGCGATGGGGCGACTGGCGCAAGGTTCATCGGCGGCTCGTGTTCGCTCTCGATGCCCTGGCAGAGTTCGCCGATCGGCCCGTCATCCTGCATAACGCGCATGACGAGGACGGCCACACCGACGAGTCCTATCACTACCGGGGCATGGCGGCGGATATTCACATCGCCGGCCTGCACGTGGTGGATCAGTTCATCGTCGCGAGCCGCTTCGACGAGTTCAACGGCATCGGCGTCTACCCGGCCTGGAACAATCCCGGCCTTCACCTGGACATCCGGCCCATGAAGGATCGGCTCTCCCCGGATGCCCGCTGGCTCAGAACGTGCGGGGGTGTGTATCTCCCGCTGACCTGGAAAAACCTCATGGAGGCGTTATGA
- a CDS encoding DUF1320 domain-containing protein, with the protein MAYCTSEDIEKHLPEVELIQLTDDAGTGAIDAALVTEAVETGDAIINGYLSTRAVTLPLNPVPKLINAISIDLAIWALYNRRFSQKLPENVTERYENALKLLQQIQSGKLSWGSAEAQPALPAEYRTDARRTDRIFPKTVLDKF; encoded by the coding sequence ATGGCCTACTGCACGAGCGAGGACATCGAAAAGCATCTGCCCGAGGTCGAGCTGATCCAGCTGACCGACGATGCGGGCACGGGTGCGATCGATGCGGCGCTGGTGACCGAGGCCGTCGAAACCGGCGATGCGATCATCAACGGCTACCTCTCGACCAGGGCGGTGACGCTTCCGCTGAATCCGGTGCCGAAGCTGATCAACGCGATCTCGATCGACCTGGCCATCTGGGCGCTGTATAACCGCCGCTTCTCGCAGAAGCTGCCAGAGAACGTGACCGAGCGGTATGAGAACGCGCTCAAGCTCTTGCAGCAGATCCAGAGCGGAAAGCTCAGTTGGGGAAGCGCGGAGGCCCAGCCTGCGCTCCCGGCCGAATACCGGACCGACGCCAGGCGCACCGACCGGATCTTCCCCAAAACCGTGCTCGACAAGTTCTAG
- a CDS encoding major capsid protein encodes MDTLFKSSVLTEAVNKIKPVKTTILDKVFAAKKFLPAGMFQWDIISGSERILKNLRLHESAQISGGVGRSTVTCSGTRFADKRQITAAQLADMRKFGDRYLPELLANKINEELLDMRGKIDRTREFMAAKALTGQVVDESGTVLVDYNFTAAQKPVLTGKAKWTDSESKPIANLRAWKKQIIQAVGAVDGFLAFCGSEAMDALLENPAVLELLKYQSGNQLADKGRIAFLAETDIEEYLGSYIDQNNARQDMIAANQFVLVGISQQVAGEIYVPVVDLDDPNGVGSGNPASMFFSKSWVEQDPSGRWVKVESRPLPVLYKPEAIVIATVK; translated from the coding sequence ATGGACACACTTTTCAAATCCTCGGTCCTGACCGAGGCGGTCAACAAGATCAAGCCCGTCAAGACCACGATTCTCGACAAGGTTTTCGCCGCGAAGAAGTTCCTGCCGGCAGGCATGTTCCAGTGGGACATCATCTCGGGCAGCGAGCGCATCCTCAAGAATCTTCGTCTGCACGAGTCGGCTCAGATATCGGGCGGCGTCGGTCGCAGCACCGTGACGTGCAGCGGCACCCGGTTCGCGGACAAGCGCCAGATCACGGCGGCCCAGTTGGCCGACATGCGCAAGTTCGGCGATCGGTATCTGCCCGAACTGCTGGCGAACAAGATCAACGAAGAGCTGCTCGACATGCGCGGCAAGATCGACCGCACCCGCGAATTCATGGCGGCGAAGGCGTTGACCGGCCAGGTCGTCGACGAATCCGGCACCGTCCTCGTCGATTACAACTTCACCGCAGCCCAGAAGCCGGTGCTGACCGGCAAGGCGAAGTGGACCGATTCCGAGTCGAAACCCATCGCGAACCTGCGGGCCTGGAAGAAGCAGATCATCCAGGCGGTCGGCGCGGTCGACGGCTTCCTCGCGTTCTGCGGTTCCGAGGCCATGGATGCTCTTCTCGAAAATCCGGCGGTTCTGGAACTGCTCAAGTATCAGTCCGGAAACCAGCTTGCCGACAAGGGCCGCATCGCGTTCCTCGCCGAAACCGACATCGAGGAATACCTGGGCTCTTACATCGACCAGAACAACGCCAGACAGGACATGATCGCCGCGAACCAGTTCGTCCTCGTCGGTATTTCGCAGCAGGTCGCCGGCGAGATCTATGTACCTGTGGTCGATCTGGATGATCCGAACGGCGTCGGCTCGGGAAATCCCGCCTCGATGTTCTTCTCGAAATCGTGGGTCGAGCAGGATCCCTCCGGCCGTTGGGTCAAGGTCGAATCCCGCCCGCTCCCCGTGCTCTACAAGCCCGAAGCGATCGTGATCGCGACGGTGAAATAA
- a CDS encoding head decoration protein — protein MSGLLGTNEVSLDLKTLTCGHPPITVTRTLAADATARAAGTVMGKVTETGHYAPYSDTANDGTQTARAILAEDVDAHGTGTVEATLLVHGDVNEEALVGLDDNGSADLFAVGIFVK, from the coding sequence ATGTCCGGACTACTCGGCACCAACGAAGTCTCTCTCGATCTCAAGACCCTGACGTGCGGCCACCCGCCCATCACGGTTACGCGCACGCTTGCGGCCGATGCGACCGCCCGCGCCGCCGGAACCGTCATGGGCAAAGTCACCGAAACCGGCCACTACGCGCCGTATAGCGACACGGCCAACGACGGCACCCAGACGGCCCGGGCGATCCTGGCGGAAGACGTCGACGCCCACGGCACCGGCACCGTCGAAGCGACGCTGCTCGTTCACGGCGACGTGAACGAGGAAGCCCTCGTCGGTCTCGATGACAACGGTTCCGCCGACCTGTTCGCCGTCGGCATCTTCGTGAAGTAA